The Gammaproteobacteria bacterium genome includes the window ATCCTATGCTCACACGGGAATGAGCTGTACTCGTGGGCCGGACGGCTCGTGAGGACGAAAAGCTGTTCGTGGCTCCAAAGCCAATCAACCAGATCACGGACAAAGTTTTTCCTGCCTTCCGTCCAGGGTGAACAGATTTCGGGCGCGACAATTAGAGTCTTCAAGATTTGGTACCAAATACTATGAACTGCTCTGCCAGGATTCGTAAGGGATTCGTCTTATGAAGTCTGCCAAACCAGAAAGCGAGATCCTGGGATATCAGCGCAGGAAGTATTAAATGTGTGCCTCCAATGCCGGTGATCCGTTGTACCCGAACACCTAATTCCTCGAACATGCGTTTTGTCGGATTGATCCGGTTGTAGATACTGTAAGGCGCAATGCGTCTATAACGTACAAGATTGTAGATTAAATAAGGGAGTGCCATGATCCAACGGCTGGACCAATTGTCGAAATCTACCAAGATATAACCTCCAGGCCTAAGTATTCTCAGCATCTCCCTTAGCAACTCGCGCTGCTCTTTATGAGGAAACAAATGCAAAAATCTTGTCGATACAACTAAATCGAAACTGGAATCGGGAAATGGCAACGAGGTTACGTCCGATTCCAAAAACTTCCCGTTCACTTCATGAACTGTTTTGACACGTTCCATGGCCTGTGTAAGCATCTCTGGTGTTAGGTCACAAGCAAGGAGACTGAAACCCAATTCGACCAAAAGAGCACTGGTATGTCCCGTCCCGCAGGCGACCTCGAGCAGGCTAAGATCACGGTCAAGCCGCCCTAGGGTTTCGCTAATGCCTTCATGGTGCAACAGCTGGAAAAGCTTTCCATAGCGTGATTCGTAACGTAAACGGTGATAGACGTTCGCTTCTTCTGCATAGAAATCTCTGAACCGCTTGGTATCGTTCATTTTTGCCTGCCCCGAAGAGTCCATTTCGAATCATTCAAAAAACATTACTATATTTATTAACCTTGATTGTGCTTACGTTTAATATAGGTGGTTTAAAAAGGCGCGCTCACACTGTGGTCACTCCTCCAACCCACCTGGAGTAGACGCCGTAGTTGTTGTCACTGGTGACGCTAGTCAAAAAATCTGCCCCGGTCGGTTAAGTGTAGTCGACCGTGCAAAGATCTGGTGCTCATCTGGCGTTTGCACTGGTAGCGGCCATGTAAACGTGCTTCTATAATTAGACACAATTGATTATAAGCAAGTTAATTTCGGCGAGGGACGCAAGGGCCGCTTTGCTATCATTGTATATGTGGTGGGGTATCCGCCGTCACTCTCTTTTATTGCTGACATCGTACATACATTGAGAACGGATAGAAATCCTGGTACGCAAGATATGCGAGCAGTGGAATAAACGGTTTGTATTTTATTGGGCTTGATAATTTTTGGAATTTTCTGAGCCGTTACCTATGTGGGATCCGTGATGATGCAAAACGTCTGGCATCAAGAATAAAAGAAGAACTTCAGGATCGTCAGAATGTGACCGCATGAAACGTGGTGTCTCGGACAACCGAGACCATATTTTCAGCGAATTGCTCGAATGGGCACAAATAATATGTGTTGATTGGCTCAGCGGTTGATTGACACATAGGGGATTAACCAGATTTTACTAATAAAATATTGGCGACGTCGCGCTAGCCACAAATCCTCTGAACAGCACGAATGACGTCCTCCACATCGGTGTCAGTGAGTTTCGCCGATAATGGCAGGCTGACCGTTTGTTGGCCGATGCGCGTGGCATTGGGGTAATCTTTCGCTCGCCAGCCGAAGGTGCGTTGGTAGTACGGATGTTCGGGTATGCTCAAGTAATGGACCCCGACGCCGATGTTTTGCTGTGTCATGGCATCGAGGAAGGCGTCACGGCCCATCCCCGTTGCTTCTTCGTTGACTAATAGGGTGTAGAGATGATAGGCGTGGCGTGTGTCCGCTGGCGGCTCTGGGGGCCGGTAGATAGGGAGTTTACTGAAGGCCTGTTGGTAATGGTCCCAAATGGCCTTCCGGCGATTCCAATTTTTGTCTACGCGGGCCAATTGATGAATACCAATGGCCGCTTGGAGGTCCATCATGTTGTATTTAAAACCACAATCTTCAACCTGATAGTGCTTATACCCTACATCGCTAAAGCGTTTCCACGCGTCTTGACTCAGTCCGTGAAGCGCGAGGGACTTGATGCGTTTAATGTGTTCGGGATCGTGCGCGATGTTCATACCGCCTTCGCCGGTA containing:
- a CDS encoding class I SAM-dependent methyltransferase, producing MNDTKRFRDFYAEEANVYHRLRYESRYGKLFQLLHHEGISETLGRLDRDLSLLEVACGTGHTSALLVELGFSLLACDLTPEMLTQAMERVKTVHEVNGKFLESDVTSLPFPDSSFDLVVSTRFLHLFPHKEQRELLREMLRILRPGGYILVDFDNWSSRWIMALPYLIYNLVRYRRIAPYSIYNRINPTKRMFEELGVRVQRITGIGGTHLILPALISQDLAFWFGRLHKTNPLRILAEQFIVFGTKS
- a CDS encoding DegT/DnrJ/EryC1/StrS family aminotransferase — its product is MRSELLVFGAPQIEQAEIDEVLVTMRSGWLGTGPKVTQFEGDFAGYKGVDSSLVAALSSCTAALHLSLRAANLAPGDEVITTALTFCATVNAIIHAGATPVLADVDVHSMNIDPDSIEACITPKTRAILPVHFAGRACDMDAIMEIAERHKLLVIEDCAHAIETEFKGRKAGTIGDFGCFSFYVTKNVVTGEGGMNIAHDPEHIKRIKSLALHGLSQDAWKRFSDVGYKHYQVEDCGFKYNMMDLQAAIGIHQLARVDKNWNRRKAIWDHYQQAFSKLPIYRPPEPPADTRHAYHLYTLLVNEEATGMGRDAFLDAMTQQNIGVGVHYLSIPEHPYYQRTFGWRAKDYPNATRIGQQTVSLPLSAKLTDTDVEDVIRAVQRICG